CGCGAAGCAACCGCAGGAATTCCCCCGCGTGCACGCGTTCTTCGTCCGCTATGTCCCTGAGCACTTCCGCGGCGAGCCGGTTGCCGGTTGATTCGGCAAGCTGCATGTACAGCTGTATCGCTTCATATTCCGCGGCTATCATGAAGCGGATTGCTC
This portion of the Elusimicrobiaceae bacterium genome encodes:
- a CDS encoding ferritin family protein — protein: MPEFSAPFAGLAKDRKLTDAELVRAIRFMIAAEYEAIQLYMQLAESTGNRLAAEVLRDIADEERVHAGEFLRLLRELAPDEEKFYAEGAREVEEEIGKMK